Proteins encoded in a region of the Malaciobacter mytili LMG 24559 genome:
- a CDS encoding LemA family protein → MEILVIILVILVVWSIIVYNKIIGNYNAIERAWSNVIVYERQKQKVIPELEKVLKEQKEFESETLTNITKLRASISKLEASNISPSVLKEIEQTTTELFKGINITMEAYPELKTVEVMKGLMKEISEQQANISASIRILNQNIEIFNNSIEIFPNHIINSILNKKNKIEVFQDTEVEKEFSYSPFSKK, encoded by the coding sequence ATGGAAATATTAGTAATTATTTTAGTAATACTAGTTGTTTGGAGTATTATAGTTTACAATAAAATCATTGGAAATTATAATGCAATTGAAAGGGCATGGAGTAATGTTATTGTATATGAAAGACAAAAACAAAAAGTAATTCCAGAACTAGAAAAAGTTCTAAAAGAACAAAAAGAGTTTGAATCTGAAACTTTAACAAATATTACAAAGTTAAGAGCTTCAATTTCTAAACTTGAGGCAAGTAATATTTCACCTTCTGTATTAAAAGAGATTGAACAAACAACTACTGAGTTATTTAAAGGTATTAATATTACAATGGAAGCTTATCCAGAGCTAAAAACTGTAGAGGTTATGAAAGGTTTAATGAAAGAGATTTCAGAACAACAAGCTAATATCTCTGCTTCTATTAGAATTTTAAATCAAAATATTGAAATTTTTAATAATAGTATTGAAATATTTCCAAATCATATTATAAATAGTATTTTAAATAAGAAAAATAAAATAGAAGTATTTCAAGATACTGAAGTAGAAAAAGAGTTTAGTTATTCTCCTTTTTCTAAAAAATAA
- a CDS encoding CorA family divalent cation transporter codes for MIKTKIDAFHLKDIKNPLHPSSFISQEEYDILIIRLPIKKENRLEVENSTFIFTKNSYFFYDKLKDDFIDIKDIKEVYNILNKRVDEVMELTLKLFTNIENIEDKFYENIEIRNFNKKWFSYKNQLIRISRVLLKTIEELKKFIQNYKKEEDFLEINFHDLLEHLERAYRNSAHSLEKLDAIYNFHSINSNEKMNKTIYILTLLSGIFLPLNLIVGFFGMNTTDLPLTKIENGTFFVLSLLVLVGIITTLLVIILKKKSQ; via the coding sequence ATGATAAAAACTAAAATTGATGCTTTTCACTTAAAAGATATTAAAAACCCCCTACACCCCTCTTCTTTCATAAGTCAAGAAGAGTATGATATTTTAATTATTAGATTACCTATAAAAAAAGAAAATAGACTTGAAGTTGAAAATAGCACTTTTATTTTTACAAAAAATAGCTACTTTTTTTATGATAAATTAAAAGATGATTTTATAGATATAAAAGATATAAAAGAGGTATATAATATTTTAAATAAAAGAGTTGATGAAGTAATGGAACTAACTTTAAAACTTTTTACAAATATTGAAAATATTGAAGATAAATTTTATGAAAATATTGAAATTAGAAACTTTAATAAAAAATGGTTTTCATATAAAAATCAACTAATAAGAATTAGTAGAGTTTTACTAAAGACTATTGAAGAGCTTAAAAAATTTATACAAAACTATAAAAAAGAAGAAGATTTTTTAGAAATTAATTTTCATGATTTATTAGAACATTTAGAAAGAGCCTATAGAAATAGTGCCCATAGTTTAGAAAAACTTGATGCAATTTATAACTTTCATAGTATTAATAGTAATGAAAAAATGAATAAAACTATTTATATTTTAACTCTTTTATCAGGTATTTTTCTACCTCTAAATTTAATTGTAGGTTTTTTTGGTATGAATACTACTGATTTACCCCTTACTAAAATAGAAAATGGAACTTTTTTTGTACTTAGTTTACTTGTTTTAGTGGGAATTATAACTACTTTATTAGTAATAATTTTAAAGAAAAAAAGCCAATAA
- the dbpA gene encoding ATP-dependent RNA helicase DbpA, with protein MNNFKLLQLKEEFIINLDSLEYKFMTKVQEKSLPYSLEGKDVIVQAKTGSGKTVAFSIPVVNKLNVKKFAIQTLVLCPTRELANQVAIQIKKLCRHIHNVKVLTLCGGVPFKPQVASLRHKAHIVVGTPGRVLKHISENNIELENINTLVLDEADKMLDMGFYEDIMQIIESLPKKRQTMLFSATYEKNIEELSSNILNEPIFIQDEEVHTNEVINQKFYEVKQEEKSELLPKLISLAKAKSVLIFCNLKISCEKIADEIFELGYDCVILNSDLDQKLRDETLVLFSNKSYPIMIATDVASRGLDIDNIDLVINYDVAKDEKVHTHRIGRTARAGANGIAVTLYTKDEMDKVLEIKEKFPHIVFEKTIQEEDSYKLESLYRTLYINGGKKHKLRAGDIVGTLIATANLAKDDIGNIDIFPFHSYVAIKKEFEKTALKKLNQNKIKGKFYKVYPR; from the coding sequence ATTAATAATTTTAAATTATTACAATTAAAAGAAGAATTTATAATAAATCTTGACTCTTTAGAGTATAAATTTATGACAAAAGTGCAAGAAAAATCTTTACCTTATTCTTTAGAGGGTAAAGATGTAATTGTTCAAGCAAAGACAGGAAGTGGTAAAACTGTTGCATTTTCTATTCCCGTAGTAAATAAGCTAAATGTAAAGAAGTTTGCTATTCAAACTTTAGTTTTATGTCCCACAAGAGAATTGGCAAATCAAGTTGCCATTCAAATAAAAAAACTTTGTAGACATATTCATAATGTAAAAGTATTAACTTTATGTGGGGGTGTTCCTTTTAAACCCCAAGTAGCTTCCCTAAGACATAAAGCACATATTGTTGTGGGAACACCAGGAAGAGTTTTAAAGCATATTAGTGAAAATAATATTGAGTTGGAAAATATAAATACTTTGGTTTTAGATGAAGCAGATAAGATGCTTGATATGGGATTTTATGAAGATATTATGCAAATAATTGAAAGCTTGCCTAAAAAAAGACAAACAATGCTTTTTTCTGCAACATATGAAAAAAATATAGAAGAACTCTCTTCAAATATTTTAAATGAACCTATTTTTATTCAAGATGAAGAAGTACATACAAATGAAGTTATAAATCAAAAGTTTTATGAAGTAAAGCAAGAAGAAAAAAGTGAACTTCTTCCAAAACTAATCTCTTTAGCTAAAGCAAAGTCTGTATTGATTTTTTGTAATTTAAAAATAAGTTGTGAAAAAATAGCAGATGAGATATTTGAATTGGGCTATGATTGTGTTATTTTAAATAGTGATTTAGACCAAAAATTAAGAGATGAAACTTTAGTTTTATTTTCAAATAAATCTTATCCCATTATGATAGCAACAGATGTAGCTTCAAGAGGATTAGATATAGATAATATTGATTTAGTAATAAATTATGATGTTGCTAAAGATGAAAAGGTACATACTCATAGAATAGGAAGAACAGCACGTGCTGGTGCAAATGGAATAGCTGTAACTTTATATACAAAAGATGAGATGGATAAAGTATTAGAAATTAAAGAAAAATTTCCCCATATAGTTTTTGAAAAAACTATACAAGAAGAAGACTCTTATAAGCTTGAAAGTTTATATAGAACTTTATATATAAATGGTGGTAAAAAACATAAATTAAGAGCTGGGGATATTGTAGGAACTTTAATAGCAACTGCAAATTTAGCAAAAGATGATATTGGAAATATTGATATTTTTCCTTTTCATTCTTATGTTGCTATAAAAAAAGAGTTTGAAAAAACTGCTTTAAAAAAGTTAAATCAAAATAAAATAAAAGGCAAGTTTTATAAAGTCTATCCAAGATAA
- a CDS encoding DUF3137 domain-containing protein — protein MNLKQTINKLDEKIKKVNTKEELNEVLEIIKTYKKPFIYENNKYFLISGFLILFILLYNIYILWEWNEHWEESNSLALGLIVLLAIPIYLILTPLLRNMKIRHIENTIYKIDMMLDNNIKKDSTISHYYLNSNYFGFNRGNYQNKLKETYIISNFQANTYLLEAKLFNYHYVNKRTETYTCGKSTCTRTVYDHYNKYGIEVDFKNTSNIVINADIFSVHLPQTFKTSSIKFNKKFQVKCEDEFTAVKFLQPSLIVYFEDLAKEFNYLSFQFINNKLCIMFSNFDVLPNSASRKYGLASPKEFIEELNGFTKIEKLSKLLNAVDYMLSQTDNNFK, from the coding sequence ATGAATTTAAAGCAAACCATTAATAAGCTTGATGAGAAAATAAAAAAAGTAAATACAAAAGAAGAACTTAATGAAGTTTTAGAAATTATTAAAACATATAAAAAACCATTTATTTATGAAAATAATAAATATTTTTTAATTAGTGGATTTCTTATTTTATTTATACTTTTATATAATATTTACATTTTATGGGAATGGAATGAACACTGGGAAGAGTCTAATAGCCTTGCTTTAGGGCTAATAGTGCTATTAGCTATACCTATTTATTTAATTTTAACTCCTTTACTTAGAAATATGAAAATTAGACATATTGAAAACACAATATATAAAATTGATATGATGTTAGACAATAATATTAAAAAAGATTCTACTATTTCACACTATTATTTAAATAGTAATTATTTTGGTTTTAATAGAGGCAATTATCAAAATAAGTTAAAAGAAACTTATATAATTTCAAACTTTCAAGCTAATACATATTTATTAGAAGCAAAGCTTTTTAATTATCATTATGTTAATAAAAGAACAGAAACTTATACGTGTGGAAAATCCACATGCACAAGAACAGTATATGACCATTATAATAAATATGGTATTGAAGTAGATTTTAAAAATACTTCAAATATAGTTATAAATGCTGATATTTTTTCAGTACATTTACCACAAACTTTTAAAACTTCATCAATTAAATTTAATAAGAAATTTCAAGTTAAATGTGAAGATGAATTTACAGCTGTTAAATTTTTACAGCCTTCACTTATTGTATATTTTGAAGATTTAGCAAAAGAGTTTAATTATCTATCTTTTCAATTTATAAATAATAAACTTTGTATAATGTTTTCTAACTTCGATGTTTTGCCAAATAGTGCTTCAAGAAAATATGGACTTGCTTCTCCTAAAGAATTTATAGAAGAATTAAATGGTTTTACAAAAATAGAAAAATTATCAAAACTACTAAATGCAGTTGATTATATGTTATCTCAAACAGATAATAACTTTAAATAA
- the ribA gene encoding GTP cyclohydrolase II, whose translation MKIEQSNIASLPTKYGKFKIKAYKEGNQEHLAIMSLDFKEIEIPYVRIHSECLTGDTLGSLKCDCQNQLDLAMRFIAKEGGLIIYHRQEGRNIGLLNKVNAYALQDQGRNTIEANLELGFKEDERDYKVIGHIFKDLGIKKIKLITNNPKKIEYVESLGIKIEERIPAITKINKYNEHYLNTKKNKMGHLL comes from the coding sequence ATGAAAATAGAACAATCAAATATTGCAAGCTTACCTACAAAATATGGAAAATTTAAGATAAAAGCGTATAAAGAAGGGAATCAAGAGCATTTAGCAATAATGAGTTTAGATTTTAAAGAAATAGAAATACCATATGTAAGAATACACTCAGAATGTCTAACAGGAGATACCTTAGGAAGCTTAAAATGTGACTGTCAAAATCAACTAGATTTAGCAATGAGATTTATAGCAAAAGAGGGCGGATTAATAATCTATCATAGACAAGAAGGAAGAAATATAGGATTATTAAATAAAGTAAATGCATATGCCTTACAAGACCAAGGAAGAAATACAATAGAAGCAAATTTAGAATTGGGATTTAAAGAAGATGAGAGAGATTATAAAGTAATAGGGCATATATTTAAAGATTTAGGAATAAAGAAGATAAAACTAATAACAAATAATCCAAAGAAGATAGAGTATGTGGAAAGTTTAGGGATAAAAATAGAAGAAAGAATACCAGCAATAACAAAAATAAATAAATATAATGAACACTATTTAAATACTAAAAAAAATAAAATGGGACATCTTTTATAA
- a CDS encoding methyl-accepting chemotaxis protein, with translation MKNLSVKLKLAISTIIAVVGFVVITSLMFIAISNISNLNKASQYIETLQANMLKLRINEKNFLNSLDISYAKELFEDYQVLNSNTKNLKELLSSYSISTTQIDGFLASLDKYSTTFEKVVEKQKEIGFNHKDGLYGSLRQSVHKVQEIGDKVAYQAMNVGLLELRRDEKDFMLRKDISYVDKFEKNIRKLRFIVRSNKTHISNEQKEEIYTSLKKYREDFLALVKAEEIKGFSNNLGLLKQMKDIASLSEKILKDAVKEISLESENKVYKLKILAFILAASMTILCLTVSYFIASQVVSNINKFHKGLVEFFNFINGKTHEVKLIQINSKDEFGSMTKIINENIENTKINIQKESELIHDATYVANMIKQGHLSNKISVTSNNETLNELKDVINEMLENMRQNILTIMEVLGSYRNYDYTKFVDSSLMQGSMKRLAQDVNSVGQTITEMLKDSRKTGVYLENDSNSLTKYVKILSQISNEQAASLEETAAAIEEITSNIENTTMKTIQMSNISKETKQAASMGKIMASKTVSSMEEINETVEAIKEAIIVIDQIAFQTNILSLNAAVEAATAGEAGRGFAVVAQEVRNLASRSAQAASEIKNLVENATLKANEGKSISIEMIQGFEKLDTKINDTTNLVEEVSRTSKEQNEVMSQINSTMGQLDKNTQENAKTAENTRIIAEKTNKLAIKALNATDDKKFEGKEEIVAKNKY, from the coding sequence ATGAAAAATCTTTCAGTTAAATTAAAATTAGCAATTTCTACAATTATAGCTGTAGTTGGATTTGTTGTAATTACAAGTTTAATGTTTATTGCTATTTCAAATATTAGTAATTTAAATAAAGCTTCTCAATATATAGAGACTCTTCAAGCAAATATGCTAAAACTAAGAATAAATGAAAAAAACTTTTTAAATAGTTTAGATATTAGTTATGCAAAAGAGTTATTTGAAGATTATCAAGTTTTAAATTCAAATACAAAAAATCTAAAAGAACTATTATCTTCATATTCTATTTCAACAACTCAAATTGATGGCTTTTTAGCCTCTTTAGATAAATATTCAACTACTTTTGAAAAAGTAGTTGAAAAACAAAAAGAAATAGGTTTTAATCATAAAGATGGTTTATATGGTAGTTTAAGACAAAGTGTTCATAAAGTTCAAGAAATAGGAGATAAAGTTGCTTATCAAGCTATGAATGTTGGATTATTGGAGTTGAGAAGAGATGAAAAAGATTTTATGTTAAGAAAAGATATTTCTTATGTGGATAAATTTGAAAAAAATATTAGAAAGTTAAGATTTATTGTAAGAAGTAATAAAACACATATCTCAAATGAACAAAAAGAAGAGATATATACAAGTTTAAAAAAGTATAGAGAGGATTTTTTAGCTTTAGTAAAAGCAGAAGAAATAAAAGGATTTTCCAATAATTTAGGTTTATTAAAACAGATGAAAGATATAGCTTCTTTAAGTGAAAAGATATTAAAAGATGCAGTAAAAGAGATAAGTTTAGAATCTGAAAATAAAGTTTATAAATTAAAAATCTTGGCTTTTATCTTAGCTGCAAGTATGACAATTTTATGTTTAACAGTTTCATATTTCATTGCTTCACAAGTTGTTTCTAATATAAATAAGTTTCATAAAGGTTTAGTAGAATTTTTTAATTTTATAAATGGAAAAACCCATGAAGTAAAATTAATACAGATAAACTCAAAAGATGAATTTGGAAGTATGACTAAAATAATAAATGAAAATATTGAAAATACAAAAATTAATATTCAAAAAGAATCAGAATTAATTCATGATGCAACATATGTGGCAAATATGATTAAGCAAGGGCATTTAAGTAATAAGATAAGTGTAACTTCAAACAATGAAACTTTAAATGAATTAAAAGATGTAATTAATGAAATGCTTGAAAATATGAGACAAAATATTTTAACTATTATGGAAGTATTGGGAAGTTATAGAAATTATGATTATACAAAGTTTGTTGATAGCTCTTTAATGCAAGGAAGTATGAAGAGATTAGCCCAAGATGTGAATAGTGTAGGGCAAACAATTACAGAGATGTTAAAAGATAGTAGAAAAACAGGAGTATATTTAGAAAATGATTCAAATTCTTTAACTAAATATGTAAAAATTTTATCTCAAATCTCAAATGAACAAGCAGCCTCTTTAGAAGAAACAGCAGCAGCAATTGAAGAGATAACTTCAAATATTGAAAATACTACAATGAAAACAATTCAAATGTCAAATATTTCAAAAGAGACAAAGCAAGCTGCTTCTATGGGGAAAATTATGGCTTCAAAAACAGTTAGTTCTATGGAAGAAATCAATGAAACAGTAGAGGCTATTAAAGAAGCAATAATTGTAATTGACCAAATAGCATTTCAAACAAATATTTTATCACTTAATGCTGCTGTTGAAGCTGCAACTGCTGGGGAAGCAGGACGTGGATTTGCAGTTGTTGCCCAAGAGGTGCGAAATTTAGCTTCAAGAAGTGCGCAAGCTGCAAGTGAAATTAAAAATTTAGTTGAAAATGCTACTTTAAAAGCAAATGAAGGGAAAAGTATTAGTATAGAGATGATTCAAGGTTTTGAAAAGCTAGATACTAAAATAAATGATACAACTAATTTAGTAGAAGAGGTTTCAAGAACTTCAAAAGAACAAAATGAAGTTATGTCACAAATTAATTCAACAATGGGACAATTGGATAAAAATACTCAAGAAAATGCAAAAACAGCAGAAAATACTAGAATAATTGCCGAAAAGACAAATAAGCTAGCCATAAAAGCATTAAATGCAACAGATGATAAAAAATTTGAAGGAAAAGAGGAGATAGTTGCTAAAAATAAGTATTAA
- a CDS encoding TonB-dependent receptor domain-containing protein produces MKLNAKNILFTSSALLCLQSAVLAEVTLKEVNINETTFNSQVKSITAQKLENLQASDIKDILKTLPSVVVDGNARYSQKVYVRGLEDKFSNITIDGAKLGGQLFHHSGDQTIDAEMLKIGSIELGPNSALSGSGVINGSFVYETKDPSDFLKQGENFGGKISAGYQSAYERKSTSVAVFSRINDKLEFVGIGNISKDGDLHIPKKKEIKSKESKLKSALAKVVFKPNEYHTIKLSYNRYEDGGKRQLSGEKAGNYVQSNDPYNEITRDTYTLNYNYNPTSEYINVDAKAYYNSQQLMIEGRKNTDWWTDANKANEPQRIFENKTKGLDIRNSSLISNHKITFGSSYETMEQKLDAKGDRVYTEGPKIGESESLDKDGGKTKAYGFYLEDEIELDKFLLTIGARYDIHKLSGEYNGSYKQLSPKFKGEYQATQNLKLRTGYGRIFKGPDLAETLMLNSRTLSNENTKAQTGHNYEVGFDYNLTNFINSDDSSFGFTAFKYNVDNYMHPTKNTSLENQSDVKIWGLESIFRYKKSNFGLNLSHTYTNAEEKSLKTGTKYEPKTANIHTFKLGLDYQFTKNLIGYYNAEFVLGNEYEYYNSRNDSVSTVQRKGYGVHDINFSYKLDAIKNAKIDFGLDNIFNKQYARHTSFGTAFGDDSYTPYEVGRNFKIKLSYRF; encoded by the coding sequence ATGAAATTAAATGCTAAAAATATCTTATTTACAAGTTCTGCACTATTATGCCTGCAAAGTGCAGTTTTAGCTGAAGTTACTTTAAAAGAAGTAAATATCAATGAAACTACTTTTAATTCACAAGTAAAAAGTATTACTGCACAAAAATTAGAAAATTTACAAGCAAGTGATATAAAAGATATTTTAAAAACTCTACCAAGTGTAGTAGTAGATGGAAATGCTAGATATTCGCAAAAAGTTTATGTAAGAGGACTTGAAGATAAGTTTTCAAATATAACAATAGATGGAGCAAAATTAGGTGGGCAGCTTTTCCATCACTCTGGAGACCAAACTATTGATGCAGAAATGTTAAAAATTGGCTCTATTGAATTAGGACCAAACTCTGCACTTAGTGGAAGTGGAGTTATAAATGGCTCTTTTGTATATGAAACTAAAGACCCAAGTGATTTTTTAAAACAGGGTGAAAACTTTGGAGGGAAAATTAGTGCAGGATACCAAAGTGCATATGAAAGAAAAAGCACAAGTGTAGCTGTATTTTCAAGAATCAATGATAAATTAGAATTTGTAGGAATAGGAAATATTTCAAAAGATGGAGATTTACATATTCCAAAGAAAAAAGAGATTAAATCAAAAGAGAGTAAATTAAAAAGTGCTTTAGCAAAAGTTGTATTTAAACCAAATGAATATCATACAATTAAACTTTCTTATAATAGGTATGAAGATGGAGGAAAGAGACAACTATCAGGGGAAAAAGCTGGAAATTATGTGCAATCAAATGACCCGTATAATGAAATCACAAGGGATACTTATACTTTAAATTATAACTATAATCCTACAAGTGAATATATTAATGTAGATGCAAAAGCTTACTACAACTCTCAACAACTTATGATTGAAGGTAGAAAAAATACAGATTGGTGGACAGATGCCAATAAAGCAAATGAACCTCAAAGAATCTTTGAAAATAAGACAAAAGGGTTAGATATTAGAAATAGTTCACTAATTTCCAATCATAAAATCACTTTTGGTTCAAGTTATGAAACTATGGAGCAAAAACTTGATGCAAAAGGAGATAGAGTTTATACAGAAGGTCCAAAAATAGGAGAAAGTGAAAGTTTAGATAAAGATGGTGGAAAAACAAAAGCTTATGGATTTTATCTAGAAGATGAAATAGAACTAGATAAATTTTTACTAACAATAGGTGCTAGATATGATATTCATAAATTATCAGGAGAGTATAATGGAAGTTATAAACAACTATCTCCTAAATTTAAAGGTGAATATCAAGCAACACAAAACTTAAAATTAAGAACAGGATATGGAAGAATCTTTAAAGGACCAGATTTAGCAGAAACATTAATGCTAAATTCAAGAACTTTATCAAATGAAAATACTAAAGCACAAACAGGACATAATTATGAAGTAGGTTTTGATTATAACCTTACAAATTTTATAAACTCAGATGATTCAAGTTTTGGATTTACTGCATTTAAATACAATGTAGATAATTATATGCACCCAACTAAAAATACCTCTTTAGAAAATCAAAGTGATGTGAAAATTTGGGGATTAGAGTCTATTTTTAGATATAAAAAGAGCAATTTTGGATTAAATCTAAGCCATACATATACAAATGCAGAAGAAAAATCTTTAAAAACAGGTACAAAATATGAACCTAAAACAGCAAATATTCACACTTTTAAACTAGGACTAGATTACCAATTTACAAAAAATTTAATTGGATATTATAATGCTGAGTTTGTATTAGGGAATGAATATGAATACTATAACTCTAGAAATGATAGTGTTTCAACTGTACAAAGAAAAGGTTATGGAGTTCATGATATAAATTTTTCATATAAATTAGATGCAATTAAAAATGCAAAAATTGATTTTGGTTTAGATAATATTTTCAATAAACAGTATGCAAGACATACAAGTTTTGGAACAGCCTTTGGAGATGATAGTTATACTCCATATGAAGTGGGAAGAAACTTTAAAATTAAACTCTCTTATAGATTTTAA
- a CDS encoding cytochrome-c peroxidase — protein MKLIKSLTLCALSASFLFASSSLETKAKNSGLKAIPESQLELLKLIDDKNDPITAEKVELGKKLYFEPRMSKSGIISCNTCHNLGLGGTDGVSAAVGHKWTANPHHLNSPTVYNSVFFDAQFWDGRSAHLADQAQGPVQAGPEMAAPKKLVEERINSIPEYIQEFKTAYGDNVKIDFAKITSTIAIFEKTLVTPSRFDDFLNGNANALNEAEKKGLNTFIDKGCVSCHNGIALGGTMQPFEVAAKYSFASVGDFKGDKNGMVKTPTLRNITETAPYFHNGQIWSLSKAVKEMGSTQLGIKISDKEAQEIVTFLKALKGRKPQIIYPQLPESTLSTPKPAFD, from the coding sequence ATGAAGTTAATTAAAAGTTTAACTTTGTGTGCATTAAGTGCAAGTTTTTTATTTGCAAGTAGTTCTTTAGAAACAAAAGCTAAAAATAGTGGATTAAAAGCAATTCCAGAGAGTCAATTGGAGTTATTAAAGTTAATTGATGATAAAAATGATCCAATAACTGCTGAAAAAGTTGAACTTGGTAAAAAGTTATATTTTGAACCAAGAATGTCTAAAAGTGGTATTATTTCATGTAATACATGTCATAATTTAGGTCTTGGTGGAACAGATGGTGTAAGTGCTGCTGTTGGGCATAAATGGACTGCAAACCCTCATCATTTAAACTCACCAACAGTTTATAATTCAGTATTTTTTGATGCACAATTTTGGGATGGAAGAAGTGCTCATTTAGCTGATCAAGCACAAGGTCCAGTTCAAGCAGGTCCAGAAATGGCAGCACCTAAAAAATTAGTTGAAGAAAGAATTAATTCTATTCCAGAATATATTCAAGAGTTTAAAACAGCATATGGAGATAATGTAAAAATTGATTTTGCTAAGATTACTTCAACAATTGCAATTTTTGAAAAAACACTTGTAACTCCTTCAAGATTTGATGATTTCTTAAATGGAAATGCAAATGCTTTAAATGAAGCTGAGAAAAAAGGATTAAATACATTTATTGATAAAGGTTGTGTATCTTGTCATAATGGAATAGCTTTAGGTGGAACAATGCAACCATTTGAAGTAGCAGCTAAATACTCTTTTGCAAGTGTGGGTGATTTTAAAGGTGATAAAAATGGAATGGTTAAAACACCAACTTTAAGAAATATTACTGAAACAGCACCATATTTCCATAATGGACAGATTTGGTCTTTATCTAAAGCTGTTAAAGAGATGGGTTCTACTCAATTAGGTATTAAAATTTCTGATAAAGAAGCGCAAGAAATTGTAACTTTCTTAAAAGCATTAAAAGGTAGAAAACCTCAAATTATATACCCTCAATTACCTGAGTCTACTTTAAGTACTCCAAAACCAGCATTTGATTAA